A single genomic interval of Pseudopipra pipra isolate bDixPip1 chromosome 29, bDixPip1.hap1, whole genome shotgun sequence harbors:
- the CKS1B gene encoding cyclin-dependent kinases regulatory subunit 1 isoform X3 produces the protein MAHKQIYYSDKYDDEEFEYRHVMLPKDIAKLVPKTHLLSESEWRNLGVQQSQGWVHYMIHEPEPHILLFRRPLPKKPEK, from the exons ATGGCGCACAAACAGATCTACTACTCCGACAAGTACGACGACGAGGAGTTCGAGTACCG GCACGTGATGCTGCCCAAGGACATCGCCAAGCTGGTGCCCAAGACCCACCTGCTGTCGGAGTCGGAGTGGCGGAACCTGGGggtgcagcagagccagggctgggtgcaCTACATGATCCACGAGCCAG AACCCCACATCCTGCTCTTCCGACGGCCGCTGCCCAAGAAGCCGGAAAAGTGA
- the CKS1B gene encoding cyclin-dependent kinases regulatory subunit 1 isoform X1: MAHKQIYYSDKYDDEEFEYRHVMLPKDIAKLVPKTHLLSESEWRNLGVQQSQGWVHYMIHEPGEPRGGAGSARRARPDRPSPPAEPHILLFRRPLPKKPEK, from the exons ATGGCGCACAAACAGATCTACTACTCCGACAAGTACGACGACGAGGAGTTCGAGTACCG GCACGTGATGCTGCCCAAGGACATCGCCAAGCTGGTGCCCAAGACCCACCTGCTGTCGGAGTCGGAGTGGCGGAACCTGGGggtgcagcagagccagggctgggtgcaCTACATGATCCACGAGCCAGGTGAGCCCCGCGGGGGGGCGGGGAGCGCCCGGAGGGCCCGGCCTGACCGCCCCTCTCCCCCCGCAGAACCCCACATCCTGCTCTTCCGACGGCCGCTGCCCAAGAAGCCGGAAAAGTGA
- the CKS1B gene encoding cyclin-dependent kinases regulatory subunit 1 isoform X2: MAHKQIYYSDKYDDEEFEYRYGKGLPGERGDPVTGGWHVMLPKDIAKLVPKTHLLSESEWRNLGVQQSQGWVHYMIHEPEPHILLFRRPLPKKPEK; the protein is encoded by the exons ATGGCGCACAAACAGATCTACTACTCCGACAAGTACGACGACGAGGAGTTCGAGTACCGGTATGGGAAGGGCCTCCCCGGGGAGCGGGGGGACCCGGTAACGGGTGGTTG GCACGTGATGCTGCCCAAGGACATCGCCAAGCTGGTGCCCAAGACCCACCTGCTGTCGGAGTCGGAGTGGCGGAACCTGGGggtgcagcagagccagggctgggtgcaCTACATGATCCACGAGCCAG AACCCCACATCCTGCTCTTCCGACGGCCGCTGCCCAAGAAGCCGGAAAAGTGA